Within Aspergillus oryzae RIB40 DNA, chromosome 2, the genomic segment AGCAGCCGTTGTCCCGCCACATCACTGACTTCTCCCCATCATTCACTCGATATACACTTCCCCCCAAATCCGTCACATATACCTGCTTTTTTCCGTCCAGTTTGATCCCGATAGGTTCGTGGAATTGCCTTGCTAatatttccttcttgctTTGAAGCTCCGCTTTATCAGCCCTGCCACTAACATCCACCCGATTCAACGAACACCCCGTTGGATGTTCGCCACGATCAGTCCAGTATAGCAACTGATTTTCCACATCCAATTCCAAGTCAATCGGTTCAGGCAATCCTTCCAACAATAGCTCAATGTCTTGTCGATTATCCGCTGTCTGACCAACTGGGATATCAATACCAGCTCGGAAAATCCGTCCCTGGCCACTTTTGCTGGGCCCCTTCTGCGTCCAGTAAATGTAACCTCGACCCATGTCCAAGGTGACACCGACACACCATCGCGTcatatcttttctttcctctggCTTATCGAGAGAGCCAGTACGAACTAGAATGTCGTGATTGGTTCCGTCAAAATTGACTCGGTGCACGCCCATACCCTCACGATCACAGAAGTAGACCTTGCTGTTGACATCATCAACGACCAGTTGCTTCGGTGTATGCACCGTGCCAGAGGGCAAGAGAGTCTGGATATCCGTTCCGTCAAGGTTCGCCGAGTGTAGAGAGCCATCATTTGAGGCCGTCGAACGGCCCATATTCGTCCAGAAGATGCGAGATGCGGTTCGCGAGACGTCAATTCCATCCGGCAAGGACTGTCCTTCAATGAGAGTGCTCATCTTCCCAGTACTAGTGTGAAACTTGAGAATTCGCCCGGCAGTTGGAACGAGCGAGATATTGGAATTGTTTGACCCCAACCCGACGTCGAGTAAGTACAagacctcttcatccttgacgCCATTTTCGGCAGACTTGGGAGGATACAATCCGCCCTTGTCACTCTTGAGTCCCAATTTCCCAGGTGAAATATATTTCTCACGCAGCCAGTCGACAGTCATGCGGCTGTCTAATCCTCTCTCTTGGACATAGTTATCCTCAATGAACGCCACCGTATCCAAACCAATCTGGTCCATCAATCGACACGGCGGCAAGCTAGACGGAAGCTGGAACATATTCTCCCACAGGAGATCAATCTCCTCAGGGGAACTGACATCTTCCGCGAGGATAAACATGATTTCCCGCTTAATAGCAGCCCAGAGACGATTAAAGATGAATCTAACCCAAATTAGCCATCATCCACGCACTATACCCATCATgcaaagaagggaagagaggaaaagaaaagaacataccCAGTTGACTCCCGTCTCGCCGTAACAGGTATCATACCACAATCTCTCAACACACCCGTCAACAAATTGAACAACTTTGGACTCGTTTCTCCATCCGTCATCAACTCCACCGTCCGGATAGCAGGCGGCATTGTGAAATGCATATTCAGGAccatttcccttctctcaGGTTTCACTTCGTCCAGCATGTGTCTCGATTTAAATGAACTGCTGTTCGATGCAATGATACAGTCGGCCGGTGCATTGCGATCGACTTCTGCAAATGTGCTGATCTTCAATGGCAGTTTCTCTGGTACGGCTTCTACAACAAGCCAGGCGTCTGTTACGGCGGCGGGGATCTCTGTAAAGGTCTTGTATGTACCACCGGTGCGTTGAGAAGGGGTAAGAGCTGTGAACTCCTGAAGATGACTGTTGATGTAGCTGGATGCGTCCGAGAGGGCTTGCGAGGAGGGATCGCGGATATGCACATTGTATCCGCCTGCAAGAAAGACGGAGGCAATGCGGCGGCCCAGCACCCCGGCTCCGAGTACCACGACGGGACGTGATGATGGTTGGGACATTATGTTTGGCTTTAATGCAGATAATATGATAGTATAGAATATACTCAATGTATGAGGATATACCAAGTTTCACATTAACACATCTTGGAACCCATTCTCTGAAACCCCCATCTAGCTCTTATATACTTTACCCAATACACACATCACAGCACCCAGATCCCCTATATGGATACATATAACGCGTATGCCGATATCCGATACCCATTGTTGAGCCGGTCCTCGGACACCCTCGGACTCGGTATGGAGATACTTCGGAACGGGGCCGGAATGGATACTTAACCCTATGGACCGAACTTTGGGATGATTGTATGCGCACCATATCGGCTTGGGACGCTCATATTTCGGGAAAGGTAGGTGGATGAAGTGTCCGTTTGGGATTCTACGGTGGGTATTGTTATGGAATGAGTTGTGCTAGCATAGTGCCGTTTAGCCGTGGAATGAGTACAAACTACTGTTGTGGTTTGTTCGTTGGTGATCTCGAGGTGGGCTTAGTATTGCTCAATGGATGTATGTTCTCTCTATTATTGGTGTCATGGTATAGTGTGTCGGATTTTCTCATTTTGGTTGGATAAGACAATGAACTAACTGCAAGTAACTGTGTGGTGTTGTTGTGAAGAATTACAGATTCTGGCTTTAGTCGCATACTGTGCATCCCACTGATATTTATCAGATATTGCCTAAGATTGTGTCTATCCAGTATACAGTATGCTAACTAATTTTAGTTACCTAGCATCGTCCGAGCAAAGGATTGTGGTATTTCTAGCAGTATATGAACCATAAAAAGCAGCCCAAATATATTCACTATCTATACACTATCTATGCACTAAAACAAGAAAACCTGATCCCCAGCCTTAGCAACAGCCCCAGGTATCGTCCATCCCATCCCTTGCagggtcttcttcatcgccgccACCATCGGCGGCGGCCCGCACAGCAACACTTTATTCTCCAGCGCAGCAGGCGCCAAATGCTTCGCAATAAGATCCCCATTCACAAACCCCTGATAACCCTGCCACGTCTCCCCGGGGTGGCTCAGCACATACTGCACCTGGAATTTTTCAGGATGACACCTCGCGAAGTTATCTAGCTCCGTGCGCAGCAGAATGTCCTCTTCCGTGTTATTCGCGTACAGCAGTGACACCTGCGTCTtgtcgctgtcatcttcgCAGATTGCCCGAATGAGCTGGTACATTGGTGTAATTCCTGTTCCACCTGCGATCATCCCGATGTGCTTCGCATATTGCCGGGAATATTGCATTGCGCCCTTGGGCCCGCGGATCTCGATTGAGTCGCCTACTTTCATCTGCTCTAAATGCTGGGTCATCGCTCCTTCGGGGTATACTTTGATGAGTAGCTCGATGCGACCTAGGTCGCTGTTGTTGGATACCGGTGTGTACGATCTCGAGACGCTTTGTCCGTTGATCGTTGCTCGTAGAGCAATGTGTTGGCCCGTCGGTAGGCCGAGGACATCATCCGGATTTGGCAGCGCAAAGATGAATCGATATACATGTGGTGCGACTTCAGTTTTGCTGGTCAAGGTGAATGATCGCCATTTGCGCGGATCCAAGACACTCGGTTTCTTGATTGGAATATTGGTCCGGGAGAGTCGGATCATACGTGCTGGTTTGGCTGGCCGACGGGGAACGTGATGGGTGAATTCTTGCTGCACGTCTAGCTTGGTCGAAATCCACATTCCCAGGCCCAGGGTTAGGGAGAACTGGACTGCACTGGCGATGCCTACGCCGGCCCAGAAATGGGATCCGTCGTGGCCCGGGCCCTGGCGGGGAGAGATGGATGTGGTGAGGGAGCGCAGAGCGTGAGCTATCTCGGTGGTGGTTATGCCACGGCGGTAGACTGTTATGGCGGATTTGCCTGCTAGACCGGTCATGGCGCATTTTATGATTGTTTGGATTATGGATGACCAGGAGGTGGAGGTTTTGACGTTGACAGCCGCAGATTGTGAGACTTGTTCGTAGGTTGGGCGGTAGATCTCGACAGATTCAGTATGTTCCTAGTCTTGTGAGTATAGAGATCAATGATAAATAGAATGAGTATTTACCTCTGTCGGTAAGTCGCCTACGTAGAAAGGCTCTAACTGTTCCCGGGCTTCGTCAGAGTGTCCGACTTCCTCGAAAGCTTCTGTAGCATCGGTGCCAGCGACCtcaagaagaatggcatTCCCACCGGGGTGATCCTCAAGATATTTGGTCACATCGTAGACTATGAACAGTCAATATTTTTCTGGCTGGGTGATAGGAGAGACGAACCCTTGTTGTGGAGGACAAACCAGACATCGTCCGGTTTGCAGTGTTTTTGGACCTGTTCAAGGGTGAAGGACGGCATTTTGGTAGTATATGCAGTTTTACCCTTGAGAAGCAGAAATGGACAATTTAGTCATTTATATCCTCGACTGTCTTCTGCGACTCTTGTGCCGTTCTATCCAGACCATGAACCCTCGGGCGACCCTCGTACGAACTTCGGACGATGTCTCCGAAGCAGCCGAAGGTCAACGTGGTACGGCTATTTGGATGCCATCTTCAGATTCACATTCATGCAGGTATATAATAATGTCGTTTGCCGGTGACTCTTCAATCAAATCAGCTGGTTTAAGCATTGATATTCATTATGAAGTGTCAATTCTATCTCGTGGGCGACGACATCGCCACCGCGCAGTCGATACTTGTAGACTCACGCTGGAAGTTTGAAGACCTACAGCGCGCTGTCGGGGGAATTTTCCATGTCGCTCTGCCAACAGGTAAGCTTTCCACCAACACTTCTTCCTTATCAAAAGCCCTAACATTGCAGGAATCTCCTTCCACACCTCCGAGAACGAAACGTTGTCGTCCGTCGCCGACATTATCTCTgcctcatcatctcccaTCGGCCTTCGTATCGACGGCAATGCAGTACAGACCCCCCAAGGACCTAAAGGGCTGCCCTTGGTTGGTAGCTTCTATGAGATCTTTCCGGACCATCTGGGCAACCACTATCGACTCTTCCGCAAATACGGCCCAGTGATCAAAACCACTAACATGGGTAAAACCACCTACCTCACGGACGATCCCCAGGTCGCCTCAGTCTGTCTCGCAGAATCAGCCTACatgaccaagaagatcaacgagAACCACCCCCTCTGGGGCGTAAAAGACAACACTGCCATCTTCATAGGCGACACAGAGACCGAGAACTGGCGTCTCGCTCACAAATACCTCCCTCCAGCCATGGGCCCCAAAGCGGTAAGACACTACACAGGCCTGATGCAAAACTGCGCAAGAAAGTCTCTGCCTGTATTCGACGAGTTGGACGGCCGTGACGAGTCATGGAACGTCTACCAGTACATGGTCAAGCTGGCCTCGCAGACTATCGGATCATTCTCCCTCGGCAAAGACTTCGGCCACTTCGACTCAGTCGACAGCCCCCTCCACCCGATCGTCACGAACATCGCCAATCTCCTCTCGCTCAATAAGAAGATCACTGCCCGCGGAGAATGGTACCGATACCTCCCCTTCGGCGACCCGGCCCGCCTCCGCCACGTCCAACACACTATCTACACATTGCTGCAGGAAGCCATCGACGAAGTCGCCGGCTCCGGCATCGCCGACGCCCCCATGAACGAGGCCGCTCTCAGCGCCTCCTGCGTCGTCGACTACCTCCTGCACGCGGTCGACGACAAAGGCGAGCACTTCCCGCAGGGCCTCATCCTCGCCAACATGCTCATCGTCACGGGCGCCGGTttcaccaccacctccgcgCTCCTCTCCTGGCTCCTCTACTGTCTGGTCACATACGTAGGCACGCAGGACCGCCTCTACGCCGAGCTCGTCGAGCACGGCATCGTCGGCCCCAGCGGCGAACGCAACCAGACAACCTGGACCCCCGATCTCGCGCACAGCCTCCCCTACCTCGACAAGTTCGTCAAGGAGACGCAACGCCTCCACAACGCCAGTTTCCAGCCAGGGAGAACCACCAAGACTGACGTCGTGCTCCCGGGCGGGTATCGTCTCCCGCCTGATAGCGTTATTGTCCCGGCGTTGTATGCTATCCATACGAATCCCAAGACCTGGCGGGATCCGTTCCGGTTTGATCCTGATCGGTGGGATACGGAGGAGGTTAAGGGAAGACATCGTTGCGCTTATATTCCGTTTGCGACGGGGCCGAGGGGTTGTATTGGATTTAATTTTGCCTTGTTGGAGGTAAAAATTTTGTTGGCAGAGTTGGTGAGTCGGTATGAGTTTGTAAGGGACGGACTGGAAGCGATTGATTATGATCCTGAGTTTCAGTTGATTCGGCCGTTGAACTTTTATGTTAGGGCTAAGCGGAGGGTTTAGATGGTTATGTATCATTAATGGGTTGATAGAATGTACACTAGACATAGAATAGATATTCATGGTTAGAGTTGGACTGTATATTGTTAATTCTATCATATAAGTGGAGTTGGGGCACAGATCTCTTACAGTAACAGAGTCGTAGCTCTCGCCTGGATGTATATCACACCGCGACCTCTCGGTAAATCTCTCGCAATGCTTTCAGCGCCCGAGAATATGGCCCAAAATACCGAACATTTGTATCCGCATCGCACCATTCGGaatccttctcctctttctccaacACTGCGATCAGGCGCTGCACAAGTACCTCTGGATTCAGCTGGTCCTCCACAAGTGGTACCCTTAGCCCCTTGAGTGTAATTGCACAGCTAACCGCGTTGTGCACAAACGCCCACGATCGACAAACACTCGCAGAGAAccgatgaagatcaagaaaacTCTCGAGCGCTTGCATAGCTCGGTTCATACAGTCCATCGCAGCCCCATTGTAAAGGGGAGAATGAGGTTCCATTTCACTCAGATACACTCGACCCAGTCTGCAGATACCATATCCTAGATGAACTCCAAGGGCTAATCGTTCTAGATGATCTTGTACCGAGGTGCACCGTGCCTTGTTCGTGAGAAACGGAGCAGCGTCATCCCATACCTCTTCTAGTTGTTTTTTGTACTTGAGCGCGCTCTGTTGTGGGTCTTCGAGGTTTCCAGCTGTCTCTTGTCGTGCTTTGTtgaggaggatgttgcaaatggtgaagatggattcTTGGAACGAGAGGCCTTCGGTCTGCTGTCTATACGGGATGGGGCAGCTCATTGTGATTGTACTTGGAGGGCGGTCATATGTGAACGATAGAAAGGTATCTTGCCAAACGATTGTCCACCTGCCCCTTGTTAGTAGTGCAGTCAGAGGCGTATATCGAGAGGGGTGAATACCATAGTTTGTTGCGTTGGAATTGCTCGGATTCTGGGAGAGACGGTGATGCTTCGTGGAGGCCGATACTTTGGGCTAACCGAATGGTTGCACCTGCTGCAATCAGTATAAATAGCTAGAGGTAGAGGGCCATATACCTACCCATCAGTATCCACGCACTGTTGGTATCCAGGTTGTTGCGCAGACAATGCCCGATCAGAGCCATGGCTTGGATCTGATCCAAATTGGTATGATTGAAAAAGTTTGACATGCGCAGGCATTGGAAAGATGAGCAAACTACATTGTAAGTTCAGTTCTAGCTTTTCCAACGAAAGGCAGTATCAACATACTGAGGACCTTTGATCTCAAATCCCGCTCCTTGATCGGATCATCCGAAAACTGCACCCCACAAGCTAACACTGCAAATAATAGCGCCAGCCAAGACGAATCAGGTCCGAGATCTTCGGCTGTAGCTTCTTGGGATGCAGCTCGTTCGTCCAAGAATGCGAACAAGGCAGGACCGAACTGGTCGATGGTCACCAACGACGGGTAAAATGGGTAAACAATTGATTGATAGATTTGCCAATATCTATGATAGTCAGTCTTGAGGAATCAGATACCGAGAGTCGCCGTCTTCAGAACTAAAAACTGGCAAGTCAGAGATGCATACCGGATGATATCCGAATCGTCCGGCAACGTCTCGCAGACGTTCTTGGCTGTCGCCTCCGCCCCCCAGAGATTGGCGAAAGGATATGTCCGTGGCACAAATTGGTCGATTAGTGCATCATGCAGCATCATATCCCCCGTTGCCGACACTTGACGGCACCCCAGTGCAAGAGGGGTGTCTGAGTGGCTGCCCAGATAGATAGTGGCTCCTGTAGCATCCTCGACAAAGTACCGTCCAGGCGACTTACTAGCTGGTCGGGCACGCAATTGGCCAGTATTACGAGTCTCACCTACAGAATGAGGGCTCTGGGATGTCGCCGTAACAGTTGCGCGCAGGTCCGCCTTGAGCGAGGAAATTTGCTcctcgatattctccagcTTTGAGATGAGAAGGCTAGGATCAGTTGCAGACTGAGATTGCGCTTCTTCAATTGTACTATTTCTATTACAAAGTCAATAAGCTGTCGGGAATTGAGTAGAAGAACA encodes:
- a CDS encoding uncharacterized protein (NADH-cytochrome b-5 reductase); this translates as MPSFTLEQVQKHCKPDDVWFVLHNKVYDVTKYLEDHPGGNAILLEVAGTDATEAFEEVGHSDEAREQLEPFYVGDLPTEEHTESVEIYRPTYEQVSQSAAVNVKTSTSWSSIIQTIIKCAMTGLAGKSAITVYRRGITTTEIAHALRSLTTSISPRQGPGHDGSHFWAGVGIASAVQFSLTLGLGMWISTKLDVQQEFTHHVPRRPAKPARMIRLSRTNIPIKKPSVLDPRKWRSFTLTSKTEVAPHVYRFIFALPNPDDVLGLPTGQHIALRATINGQSVSRSYTPVSNNSDLGRIELLIKVYPEGAMTQHLEQMKVGDSIEIRGPKGAMQYSRQYAKHIGMIAGGTGITPMYQLIRAICEDDSDKTQVSLLYANNTEEDILLRTELDNFARCHPEKFQVQYVLSHPGETWQGYQGFVNGDLIAKHLAPAALENKVLLCGPPPMVAAMKKTLQGMGWTIPGAVAKAGDQVFLF
- a CDS encoding cytochrome P450 (cytochrome P450), giving the protein MKCQFYLVGDDIATAQSILVDSRWKFEDLQRAVGGIFHVALPTGISFHTSENETLSSVADIISASSSPIGLRIDGNAVQTPQGPKGLPLVGSFYEIFPDHLGNHYRLFRKYGPVIKTTNMGKTTYLTDDPQVASVCLAESAYMTKKINENHPLWGVKDNTAIFIGDTETENWRLAHKYLPPAMGPKAVRHYTGLMQNCARKSLPVFDELDGRDESWNVYQYMVKLASQTIGSFSLGKDFGHFDSVDSPLHPIVTNIANLLSLNKKITARGEWYRYLPFGDPARLRHVQHTIYTLLQEAIDEVAGSGIADAPMNEAALSASCVVDYLLHAVDDKGEHFPQGLILANMLIVTGAGFTTTSALLSWLLYCLVTYVGTQDRLYAELVEHGIVGPSGERNQTTWTPDLAHSLPYLDKFVKETQRLHNASFQPGRTTKTDVVLPGGYRLPPDSVIVPALYAIHTNPKTWRDPFRFDPDRWDTEEVKGRHRCAYIPFATGPRGCIGFNFALLEVKILLAELVSRYEFVRDGLEAIDYDPEFQLIRPLNFYVRAKRRV
- a CDS encoding uncharacterized protein (3-hydroxyacyl-CoA dehydrogenase), which gives rise to MSQPSSRPVVVLGAGVLGRRIASVFLAGGYNVHIRDPSSQALSDASSYINSHLQEFTALTPSQRTGGTYKTFTEIPAAVTDAWLVVEAVPEKLPLKISTFAEVDRNAPADCIIASNSSSFKSRHMLDEVKPERREMVLNMHFTMPPAIRTVELMTDGETSPKLFNLLTGVLRDCGMIPVTARRESTGFIFNRLWAAIKREIMFILAEDVSSPEEIDLLWENMFQLPSSLPPCRLMDQIGLDTVAFIEDNYVQERGLDSRMTVDWLREKYISPGKLGLKSDKGGLYPPKSAENGVKDEEVLYLLDVGLGSNNSNISLVPTAGRILKFHTSTGKMSTLIEGQSLPDGIDVSRTASRIFWTNMGRSTASNDGSLHSANLDGTDIQTLLPSGTVHTPKQLVVDDVNSKVYFCDREGMGVHRVNFDGTNHDILVRTGSLDKPEERKDMTRWCVGVTLDMGRGYIYWTQKGPSKSGQGRIFRAGIDIPVGQTADNRQDIELLLEGLPEPIDLELDVENQLLYWTDRGEHPTGCSLNRVDVSGRADKAELQSKKEILARQFHEPIGIKLDGKKQVYVTDLGGSVYRVNDGEKSVMWRDNGCYTGIAIS